In the Streptomyces fradiae ATCC 10745 = DSM 40063 genome, AGCTCGGCTATCTCCAGGGAGCGGTCCGTGTGGCGCATCCCGGTGAGCAGGGTGCCGACGGTGATCCGGCCGCCGGTGCGGCGCTCGCCCTCGCGGAAGCCCTCGTTGACGGCCTCGACGACCTCGTCCAGCGTCAGCCCGGCCGCCAGGTGCTGCTCGGGGGCGTAGCGCACCTCGGCGTAGACGACCCCGTCCGCGGCCAGGTCCTCGGCGCACTCGGCCGCGACCCGCACCAGCGCCTCGCGGGTCTGCATGACCGCGCAGGTGTGGGCGAACGTCTCCAGGTACCGCTCCAGCGACCCCGAGTCGGCGGCGTCCCGGAACCACACGGCCAGCTCGGCCGGGTCCTCGGTCGGCAGACCGGTGTAGCCGCACGCGCGGGCCAGCTCGATGATCGTGGCGGGGCGCAGACCGCCGTCCAGGTGGTCGTGGAGGACGGCCTTGGGGGCCCGGCGGATCCAGTCAGCGACGGAGACGGTCGAGGCGAGGTTGTCAGACAAGTGCATGACCGGAGTGTAGGGCACCCCGCTGCCGGGCGGCGTGACGCGCACGACAGCCGGGCCCCGTGGGCCCGGTCGGCTCGGCGGGCGGGGAGCGGCCCCCGTCGGCTCGGCGCCTTCGGCTCGGCGCCGTCGGCCCGGTCTCGTCGGCCCGGCCCCGGCCGCCGGGCTCCGGCGGGTCCCGGTCGGCGGTCGTCCCGCCTCCCGCGCCCCGCGGCGCGGGTCCCTCGACGCGGCGCCAAGCCGTGGTCGCCCGGCCTGGCGGGCCCGTTCCGGCGGTGACACGGCCCTGTGCGGCCCGGCGCCCGGCCCCCGCGGGGCCGCCCCGGCCGCCCGTGCGGCGCGCGGGCTCAGTTCGACTGGAGTACCGGCAGGGCGGGCGCGCCCGTCGGCAGCATGTGCTTCGCCGCGAGGACGGGGGTCTCCCCGACCCGCACGACCTGGGTGACCAGCACGGCCGGGGTGTCGGCCGGCCGGTCGAGCTGCTCCCCGCGCCGCTGCCCCAGCAGGGTCGCCGTCACCGCGCTGTGCGCCCCGAGCGCCACCCCGCGCGACGCCCCGGCCAGCACGGCCAGCATCGAGGCGCCCTCCGCCGCCTCCCGCAGGGCGGCGGCGAACGCCGGGTGGACGCGCTCCAGCACCCCGTCGGGCGCCGCCCACTCCTGGCTGAGCGCCGCCGCGGTGCCCTCCGCCGCCAGCAGCGACTCCCAGAACCGCAGCTCGGCCCGGACCGGTGCCAGCAGGTGCTGGGCGGTGAAGTCGGTGGGCTGCTCCACGGTGCGCAGCAGCGCCCGCACCCGGACGGGGGCGCCCGCGCCCAGCAGCTCCTCCAGCGGCCGCACGTACTCGAAGCCGCGCCGCGGCGGGCGGTCGTTGACCGTGCGCCCCACGCCGCGGCGCACCGACAGCAGCCCGTCCTCCTGGAGCAGCAGCAGCGCCTCGCGCAGGGCCGGCCGGCTCACGCCCAGCTCGGAGGCGAGGCGCGGCTCGGACGGCAGGGTGGAGCCGGGCGGGTAGGTGCCGGCGTGGATCGCGTCGACGATCCGCTCGTACAGCACCACGACCGGACGCCGCCGCTCCGTACCGACCACCGCAGTACCTCCCTGGCTCGTCTGTCCGCCGGTCACCCGCACGGTATGCCGCCCGCCGCCCACCAGGCAATCCGCGCTTGTCTGACAAGCTGGGGCGCCGGGCGGGCCGGGCGGGAGCGATCTACGCTGGGCGGATGCCCGACGCCGCCACCCCGCGCCCCCCGTACCACGCCGAGGGCCCCCGCGTGGCCCTGCGCCCCTTCCGGTACGCGGACGCCGCCGAGTTCACCGCGCGCGCCCGTGAGAGCGCGGACCTGCACCGTCCCTGGCTGTTCCCGCCCGACACCCCCGCGGCCTACGCGTCGTACGCGCGCGCCCTCATCGAGGACCCGGCCCGCTTCGGCCACCTGGTGTGCGAGCGCGACGGCGGGGGCATCGCCGGGTTCGTCAACGTCAACAACATCGTGCGGGGCTCCTTCCAGTGCGGTGCCCTCGGGTACGGCGCGTTCGCCCACGCCGCCGGGCGCGGCCTGATGAGCGAGGCGCTGGCCCTCGTGGTGCGCCACGCCTTCGGGCCGCTCGCGCTGCACCGCCTGGAGGCCAACATCCAGCCCGGCAACGGCGCTTCGCTCGCGCTGGTGCGCCGCGCGGGCTTCCGGCGGGAGGGCTACTCCCCGGCGATGCTCCACGTCGACGGCGCGTGGCGGGACCACGAGCGGTGGGCGATCACCGCCGAGATGCCCCTGCCGCCGGCCGGGGACCCGGTCCGCTGACCTGCGGGGCGCGTCCCGCCCCCTCCGGGCCGGGGCGCGTCCCGCCACCCTCCGCCCCGATCGGGCGGGTCCCGTCCGCCCGGCCGCCCGATCGGGGCGGGGCCCTTCCGGCCGGGGCGGGATCGGCCCGCGGGGCGGCTACCCCTGACCCTCCGCGTCCGCCTCCGGGGTGCGCCGGTCCACGTACTCGAAGACGGAGCCGTCCGGGTGGACCGCGATCAGATTGCGGCCCACCGGCGTCGCCACCGGCCCGGCCACGACCCTCGCGCCCACCTCGGTCAGCGTCCGGTGCGCCACGTCCACGTCCGCGACCGCGATCGTCGCCGTGACCTTGCGCAGCACCTCCAGCTCCGAATCGGGGCCGCTCATCAGCAGGAAGCAGCCGACCGCGGCGACGCGGACACCGCCGCGCTCGAACCGCAGGGCGGGCGCTCCCGTGAGCCGCTCGTAGAACGCCGTCGCGGCCTCCAGGTCGTCGACGCAGACGCGCAGTGTGGTACCGAGGATCTCCATGCCCGCCAGGGTAGTTGGAGCGGATCACACCCGGCAGAGGATCTCCCCGTGCGGTACGGCGAACCACCCGTCGGCGTCGCCGCCCCACGCCCGCCACCCCTCGGCGACCGCCGCCAGGCGCTCCGGAGTCGTGTGGCCGCCCTCCACCGCCAGCCGCGCGTACCCCGACCGCGTGGTGCGCTCCGCCCACAGTCCGCTCCACCAGGAGCGCTCCTCGGGTGTGGCGAAGCACCACACCGAGGCGCCGGGCGTGATGTCGGTGAACCCGGCGCTCCGCGCCCACGACAGCAGCCTGCGTCCGGCGTCCGGCTCGCCGCCGTTGGCGCGCGCCACCCGCCGGTACAGCTCCAGCCACTCCGCCAGCGCGGGCACCCGCGGGTACCAGGCGAAGGCCGCGAAGTCGCTCTCCCGTACGGCGACGAGCCCGCCGGGCCGGCACACGCGCCGCATCTCCCGCAGCGCGCCGACCGGGTCGCCGACGTGCTGGAGGACCTGGTGGGCGTGGACCACGTCGAAGGAGTCGTCCGGGAAGCCCAGCGCCCGCACGTCCGCCACGGCGAACACCGCGTTCCCCACCCGCCGCTCGGCGGCCACCGCGCGGGCCCGCTCCAGCACCTCCGCCGACGTGTCGACGCCCGTCACCCGTCCCGGCGCCACCCGCGCGGCCAGGTCCGCCGTGATCGTGCCCGGCCCGCACCCCACGTCCAGCAGGTCGAGCCCCGGCCGCAACGCGCCCAGCAGGTACGCCGCGGAGTTCTCCGCCGTGCGCCACAGGTGCGAGCGCAGTACCGAAGCGTGGTGCCCGTGCGTGTAGACAGCGTCCTTCATCGTCGTACTCCGTCTTCCTCGGGTCCGGGCTCCGAGGCTACGCCGGTACTCCACATGGCGAGACGGGTGTCTCGCCATGTGGACTCGGTGGGTGTGGGGCGGGCGCGGGGGGAGGTGTGCGGCGGGCGCGGAGGGAGGCGCGGGGCGGGCCTTCCTGTTAACGGAGCGGCGCGCCGGGTACCCGGCGCCCCATGAGAAACAAGATCCCGCGGTCCCGGCAGCCGGCGCGCGCGGCCACCGCGGCGCTCGGGGGTGCCCTGCTCGCCGCGCTCGTCGCGGTGGTCCGCAGGCGCGGCGCCCGCACCGCCGACCGGCCGCCGCTGCGCGCCCTCGAACCGGAGCCGGCCGGACCGGCCGACCCGAACGTCCAGGACACCCCGCACGCCGGGAGGGGCGCCGAGGCGGAGGGCCACGGCGACCTGCGCGTCGTCGCGCCGGGGGTGTCGCCCGCCCCGGTCGCCCCGCCGCCCGGACCGGCCCGGAGCGCGGACCGGACCGAAGCCGCCGAGCCGCCGCCCGGCCCCGCCGAGCCCGTCGAGCCGGCGCTGCCGCCCGGCCCGCCCGCCGACCCGGAGGCACCGCACCACCGAGCCTGACAGCGACCCATCACGGGAGGCCCAGTGACCACCCAGCCGCGGCGCCGCCCGCGCGTCCTCATCGTCGGAGCCGGCTTCGCCGGCTACCAGACCGCCCGCGAACTCTCCCGCACGCTGCGCGGACGTGCCGAGATCGTCCTGCTCAACCCCACCGACTACTTCCTCTACCTGCCCCTCCTGCCCCAGGTGTCCGCCGGCGTCCTCGAACCGCGCCGCGTCACCGTCTCCCTGCCGGGCACCCTGCGCCACGTACGCCTCGTCCTCGGCGAGGCCGGGCACATCGACCTCGACGGGCGCCGCGTCCAGTACACCGACCCCGAGGGCACCCCCGGCGACATCCGCTACGACCGGCTGGTCCTCGCCGTGGGCAGCGTCAGCAAGCTGCTGCCCATCCCCGGCGTCGCCGAGCACGCCACCGGCTTCCGCGGCCTGCCCGAGGCGCTCTACCTGCGCGACCACATCACCCGCCAGATCGAGCTGGCCGCGTCCGCCGCCGACCCCGCCGAGTGCGCCTCGCGCTGCACCTTCGTGGTGGTCGGCGCCGGCTACACCGGCACGGAGGTCGCCGCCCACGGCAAGATGTTCACCGACGCGCTGGTCCGCAAGCACCCCGCCTGGCCCGAGGGCGCACGGCCCCGCTGGCTCCTCCTCGACGTCGCCGACCGGGTCCTGCCCGGCCTCGACAGGCGGCTGTCCGACACGGCCGACCAGGTGCTCCGCTCCCGCGGCGTGGACGTGCGGACGGGCACCTCCGTCAAGGAGTCCACCCGCGAGGGCGTCCTGCTGGACACCGGCGAGTTCGTCGAGACGCGTTCCCTCATCTGGTGCGTCGGCGTCCGCCCCGACCCGCTCGTCTCCGAGCTGGGCCTGCCCGTCGAGCGGGGCCGCCTCGTCGTCACCCCGCAGCTGGAGGTCCCGGGCCGACCGGGCGTCTTCGCCTGCGGTGACGCCGCCGCCGTGCCCGACCTGCACCGGCCCGGCGAGTACACGCCGATGACCGCCCAGCACGCCTCGCGCCAGGGCAAGGTGGCCGCCCGCAACGTCGCCGCGTCCCTCGGCGTGGGCACCCCCGCCCCGTACCGCCACAGCGACCTGGGCTTCGCCGTGGACCTGGGCGGCGTCAAGGCCGCCGCCAACCCGCTCGGCGTACCGCTGTCCGGTGTCGTCGCCGGGGCCGTCACCCGCGGCTACCACCTGGCCGCCATGCCCGGAAACCGCGTCAGGGTCGCCGCGGACTGGCTCCTCGACGCCGCGCTGCCGCGCCAGGCGGTGCAGCTCGGCCTGGTGCGCTCCTGGCAGGTCCCCCTCGACACGGCGTCACCCGAGGTGGCCAAGGCCGGCCCCGGACGCCAGACCGGCGCCGGACGAGGGGAGGAGTGACATGCGCCCCGACGAACTCACCGCACTCGGGCAGCAGTTGCGCGCCGACGCGGTCCGCGTATCCGACCGGGCCGGCTCCGGCCACCCCACGTCCTCCATGTCGGCCGCCGACATCGCGGCCGTCCTCCTCGCCCACCACCTGCGGTACGACTTCGACCGCCCCGACCACCCGGCCAACGACCGGCTCGTCCTGTCCAAGGGCCATGCGTCGCCCCTGCTGTACGCCCTGTACCGGGCGGCGGGCGCCGTCGACGAGGACGAACTGCTCACGTACCGCACCCTCGGCAGCCGCCTCGAAGGCCACCCCACGCCCCGGCTGCCCTGGGTCGACGTGGCCACCGGCTCGCTCGGGCAGGGCCTGCCCGTCGCCGTCGGCATGGCCCTGGCCGGGCAGCGCCTCGACCGGCTGCCGTACCGGGTCTACGTCCTGTCCGGCGACAGCGAGATGGCGGAGGGCTCCGTCTGGGAGGCCGTCGAGCACGCGGCGTACGAGCACCTCGACAACCTCACCCTCGTCGTCGACGTCAACCGGCTCGGCCAGCGCGGCCCCACCCGGCACGGCCACGACCTCGACGCCTACGCCCGCCGCCTGCACGCCTTCGGCTGGCACGTCGTCGAGGTGGACGGCCACGACGTGGAGGCCCTGGACACCGCCTTCGCGGAGGCCCGCTCCACCACCGGGCGGCCCACCGCGATCCTCGCCCGCACCCGCAAGGGCCGCGGCGCCGAGGCCGCCGAGGACCGCGAGGGCCTGCACGGCAAGCCCCTGAAGGATGCCGAGGCGGTCGTCGCCGAACTCGGCGGCGTACGCCACGCCCGCGTCGCCGTGCAGGCCCCGCCGGACGGCGAGCCGCCCGCCCCCGCGCCCGGCTCCGTCCCGCCGGGTTCCGTGGCCGGGCTGCCGCGGTACGAGGTGGGCGACACGGTCGCGACCCGCACCGCGTACGGCCACGCCCTCGAAGCGGTCGGCTCCGCCCTCGGCCGGGTCGTCGCCCTCGACGCCGAGGTGGGCGACTCGACGCGGACCGGGTTCTTCGCGAAGGCCCACCCCGACCGGTACTTCGAGTGCTACATCGCCGAGCAGCAGATGGTCGCCGCCGCGGTCGGCCTGGCCGCGCGCGGCTACGTGCCGTACGCGTCGACCTTCGCCGCGTTCCTCACCCGCGCGCACGACTTCGTGCGCATGGCCGCCGTCAGCCGCGCGGGCGTCAACCTGGTCGGCTCCCACGCCGGTGTCGCCATCGGCCCCGACGGCCCCTCCCAGATGGGCCTGGAGGACCTCGCGATGCTCCGCGCGGTCCACGGCAGCACCGTCCTCTACCCGTGCGACGCCAACCAGACCGCCCGCCTCGTCGCCGCCATGGCCGGGCTCGACGGCATCCGGTACCTGCGCACCACGCGCGGCGACCTGCCCGTCCTGTACGGCGCCGACGAGGAGTTCCCGGTCGGCGGCAGCAAGGTCCTGCGGCGCCACGACGACGACCGGGTCACCCTCGTCGCGGCGGGCGCCACCGTGCACGAGGCCCTGAAGGCGGCCGACCTCCTGGAGCGCGAGGGCGTCCCCGTACGGGTCGTCGACCTGTACTCGGTCAAGCCCGTCGACGCGGACACCCTCCGCGAGGCCGCCGCGCAGACCGGCTGCCTGCTCACCGTCGAGGACCACCACCCGGAGGGCGGGATCGGCGACGCCGTGGCGGAGGTCTTCGCCGACGGCGGCCCCGCACCCCGGACGGTCCGCCTCGCGGTGCGCTCCATGCCGGGCTCGGCCACTCCGGAGGAGCAGCTGCACGAGGCCGGCATCGACGCCGACGCCATCGCCGCGGCGGTGAGGCTGATGGTGGAACGGGTCATCGCCTGACGGGCGGCCCTCGGGTCAGCCGACGGGCCCTCCTCGGGGGCACCTGATGACGGGCGACGCGAGTGAGGGGGCAAAACGTGGTGGCGGGACGCCGGTGACCCCGGCGTCCCGCCACCACCACCGCCTCACATCGTCGCCGCCTCCGTCTCCTTCTCGTCGTACGGCCACCTCAGCAGCGCGCCGAGCCCGCCGACCGGCACCTCGTCGTCGATCTCGGGCCGCACCCGCAGCACCTCTGCGCCGGCCGCCAGCGCCGACCTCAGCAGCGCGTCGTCCGCCCGCGCCGGCAGCGGCTCGGTGTCGCCCAGGTACTGCGTCTCCGACCGCCGCACCGCCACCTGGTCCGGGTGGGCGCCCACCCACACCCGGCGGTGCGCGTCGGGCCCCTCGGGGCGGATCAGCAGCTCCGCGATCCGGTGCTCCCGCGCCGCCTCGACCAGCGCCGGCACCCCCTCGGCCGCCGCCGCGCCGGCCGCGCTCGCCCCCTCGGGGGCACGGGCGGCCCGGAACCGGTCCAGCTCCGCCTCCGCCCTGCGCCGCAGGAACGCCTCCTTCGCGGCCCGTACGTCCTCGTCGAGCCGCTCGCGCCCGGACCCCGCCGCCCGGCCGCCGTGCCCGCTCTCCACCACCTCCGCCGCCAGGGCGACGGGCAGCCGCTCGTGGACGGAGCGCCGCTCGCGCTCGCCGCCCGCGAGGACCACCACGTCCACGCCGAGCCGCGGCACGGCGTCCGCGACGGCGTCGGCGACCTTCCGCGCGTTCTCCTCCCAGGTGTTCTCCACGCTCAGCTGGAAGTGCCGCTCGGACCAGGTGTTCGTCGCCGTGCGGTGCACCGGCCAGTCGCGGCCCCGCACCTCCCCGGCCGGCGTCGCCGGCCCGACGGGGCCGCGCAGCTCCAGGTCCGCGCCGGTCCGGTCGACGTACGCGACCAGGCACACCGGCTCCCCGGCGGCCAGGTCCAGCAGCGGCCCGAGCCGGGGGAGCGCCGACCAGAAGACCTGCGACGGGGCCGGGGGCCGTACGGCCAGCTGCGGGTCGAGCACGACCTCGCCGTGCGCCGCGAACACCGCGCGCCCGGCTTCGCCCGCCGGCCGCGGCCACGCGGACAGCGTCGCGTGGACCGCCCGCACGGTCGCCCCGTCGCCCCCCTGGGCGGCCAGCTCGTCGCACGCCTCGCGCGCCATGAGCTCCTGCCGCCACCGGGCGGACTCGTCCATCCGCGAGGTGTCGAGGTACACGCTGGCCCAGGGGCCCGGACGGTCGTGGAGAGCGGTCAGAAAGGCGAATCGCATGGTTTCCCTCCCGGAGGCCGGGGACGTCCGCCGCGGCGGGTACCCGAGGGCACGGACGCCACACGGGCGCGCTGCTGTCGCGGCGCCCGGCGGCCCGGCCCACAGTGGAATCCCCGACCCCACCCGGAGGTGGCCCATGCCCGGCAGCCCGCTCCTCGACCGGCACCAGGAGGCGCTCGACCTGTTCTCCTCGCACGTCCACGCCGTACGCGACGACCAGTGGGGCGCGCCCACACCGTGCGCCGAGTGGTCGGTCCGCGACCTGGTCAACCATCTGACCGGCGAGCAGCTGTGGGTGCCGGACCTGGTGCGCGAGGGGCGGAGCGTGGCGGAGGTCGGCGACGCGTACGACGGCGACGTGCTCGGCGACGACCCGGTCGCCGCCTGGGACCGGGCGGCGCAGGGCGCCCGGCGGGCGTTCGCGGAGGAGGGCGCGCTGGACCGCACGGTCGCCCTCTCGTCCGGGGACACGGCGGCCACCGCCTACTGCTCCCAGATGGTGATGGACGCGGTGGTCCACTCCTGGGACCTGGCGCGGGCCATCGGCGCCGACGAGCGGCTGCCGGGGCCGCTGGTGGACCTCGCGTACCGGGAGGTCGCCCCCTACGCCGACGCGCTGGCCGCGTCGGGCCTCTTCGCCGAGCCGGTGCCCTCCCCGCCGGACGCCGACGCGCAGACGAGGCTGCTGAACCTGCTGGGCCGCCGCCCGTGAGCCCTTGGGGCGGCACGGCGCGCGCCGGCTCCCGTACGGGGGACGTACGGGAGCCGGCGCGCGTGCGGTGCGGCCCGGCGGGGCCGGTGGCGTGCGGGCCCGCCGCGGTCCGGTGGGGGTGGCCGTCAGGCGGTCCCCGCTCCGGCGCCCGCCTTGCGGAACTGCTCGGTGAGCGCCGCGCAGAACGCGGGCAGGTCGTCCGGCTTCCGGCTGGTGATCAGCGCCCCGGAGCCGTCGTCGGAGACGACGACCTCCTCGTCCACCCACTCGCCGCCCGCGTTGCGGACGTCCGTGCGCAGGCTCGGCCACGACGTGAGCCGCCGTCCCCGCACGACGTCCGCCTCGATCAGCGTCCACGGCGCGTGGCAGATCGCCGCGACGGGCTTGCCGGCCTCGAAGAACCCCTGGATGAAGGCGACGGCCTTCTCGTCCATGCGGAGCGCGTCGGGGTTGGCGACACCGCCCGGCAGGACGAGCCCGTCGTACGCGTCCGGCGACACCTCGTCCACCGTCCGGTCGACGGGGAACGTGTCGCCCTTGTCGAGGTGGTGGAACGCCTGCACCTTCCCCGGCTTGGTGGACACCAGCTCCGGGGAGCCCCCGGCGTCCTTCACCGCCTTCCAGGGCTCCGTGAACTCCACCTGCTCGACGCCCTCGGGCGCCATGAGAAACGCGATGCGCACGATGTGCTTCCCTTCCTGTCGTCGTCTTCCGGGGCGCCCGCCCTGAGGGGCGGGCGCCCCGGCCGTTCTTCGGTACGACCGCCGGCGGGTACGACCCGGCCGGCCGTGTCGCACCGGTCCTTCCGGTGTTCCACGCCGTCCACGCGGCGGCGGGGCCGGATCGGCGCCCGCCCCGCGGCGGGACCGCCCGCGTACCCCGCTCAGGCCGGTCCCGCCCAGCCGGTCCCGCTCAGCCGGTCCCGCTCAGGGCGGTCCCGGCCCCGGTCAGGCCCGGTCCCCGCTCACGCCCGGTGCAGGGCGACCGCGACGTCCTGCACGCTGCGGTAGGTGCGGTCGCCGGGCAGGTCCTCGACGCGCTCCGTGAGCGGGTCGGGTGCGTGCCGCTCCCGCAGGACCCGCAGCAGGTCCCCGCGGTGCGCCGGGAACGGGGTGCGGGCCAGATGCCGGGCCAGCTCCAGGCGCAGCGCCTCGA is a window encoding:
- a CDS encoding GntR family transcriptional regulator translates to MVGTERRRPVVVLYERIVDAIHAGTYPPGSTLPSEPRLASELGVSRPALREALLLLQEDGLLSVRRGVGRTVNDRPPRRGFEYVRPLEELLGAGAPVRVRALLRTVEQPTDFTAQHLLAPVRAELRFWESLLAAEGTAAALSQEWAAPDGVLERVHPAFAAALREAAEGASMLAVLAGASRGVALGAHSAVTATLLGQRRGEQLDRPADTPAVLVTQVVRVGETPVLAAKHMLPTGAPALPVLQSN
- a CDS encoding DUF2795 domain-containing protein; protein product: MQRGSDRLSRRQDDAMKHQLEGLLRSGHPTRTEEWHDPEPVADDDPELAQGRVPGDAFEALRLELARHLARTPFPAHRGDLLRVLRERHAPDPLTERVEDLPGDRTYRSVQDVAVALHRA
- a CDS encoding GNAT family N-acetyltransferase; the encoded protein is MPDAATPRPPYHAEGPRVALRPFRYADAAEFTARARESADLHRPWLFPPDTPAAYASYARALIEDPARFGHLVCERDGGGIAGFVNVNNIVRGSFQCGALGYGAFAHAAGRGLMSEALALVVRHAFGPLALHRLEANIQPGNGASLALVRRAGFRREGYSPAMLHVDGAWRDHERWAITAEMPLPPAGDPVR
- a CDS encoding VOC family protein, with the protein product MEILGTTLRVCVDDLEAATAFYERLTGAPALRFERGGVRVAAVGCFLLMSGPDSELEVLRKVTATIAVADVDVAHRTLTEVGARVVAGPVATPVGRNLIAVHPDGSVFEYVDRRTPEADAEGQG
- a CDS encoding baeRF2 domain-containing protein; translation: MRFAFLTALHDRPGPWASVYLDTSRMDESARWRQELMAREACDELAAQGGDGATVRAVHATLSAWPRPAGEAGRAVFAAHGEVVLDPQLAVRPPAPSQVFWSALPRLGPLLDLAAGEPVCLVAYVDRTGADLELRGPVGPATPAGEVRGRDWPVHRTATNTWSERHFQLSVENTWEENARKVADAVADAVPRLGVDVVVLAGGERERRSVHERLPVALAAEVVESGHGGRAAGSGRERLDEDVRAAKEAFLRRRAEAELDRFRAARAPEGASAAGAAAAEGVPALVEAAREHRIAELLIRPEGPDAHRRVWVGAHPDQVAVRRSETQYLGDTEPLPARADDALLRSALAAGAEVLRVRPEIDDEVPVGGLGALLRWPYDEKETEAATM
- a CDS encoding methyltransferase domain-containing protein is translated as MKDAVYTHGHHASVLRSHLWRTAENSAAYLLGALRPGLDLLDVGCGPGTITADLAARVAPGRVTGVDTSAEVLERARAVAAERRVGNAVFAVADVRALGFPDDSFDVVHAHQVLQHVGDPVGALREMRRVCRPGGLVAVRESDFAAFAWYPRVPALAEWLELYRRVARANGGEPDAGRRLLSWARSAGFTDITPGASVWCFATPEERSWWSGLWAERTTRSGYARLAVEGGHTTPERLAAVAEGWRAWGGDADGWFAVPHGEILCRV
- a CDS encoding NAD(P)/FAD-dependent oxidoreductase, translating into MTTQPRRRPRVLIVGAGFAGYQTARELSRTLRGRAEIVLLNPTDYFLYLPLLPQVSAGVLEPRRVTVSLPGTLRHVRLVLGEAGHIDLDGRRVQYTDPEGTPGDIRYDRLVLAVGSVSKLLPIPGVAEHATGFRGLPEALYLRDHITRQIELAASAADPAECASRCTFVVVGAGYTGTEVAAHGKMFTDALVRKHPAWPEGARPRWLLLDVADRVLPGLDRRLSDTADQVLRSRGVDVRTGTSVKESTREGVLLDTGEFVETRSLIWCVGVRPDPLVSELGLPVERGRLVVTPQLEVPGRPGVFACGDAAAVPDLHRPGEYTPMTAQHASRQGKVAARNVAASLGVGTPAPYRHSDLGFAVDLGGVKAAANPLGVPLSGVVAGAVTRGYHLAAMPGNRVRVAADWLLDAALPRQAVQLGLVRSWQVPLDTASPEVAKAGPGRQTGAGRGEE
- a CDS encoding transketolase: MRPDELTALGQQLRADAVRVSDRAGSGHPTSSMSAADIAAVLLAHHLRYDFDRPDHPANDRLVLSKGHASPLLYALYRAAGAVDEDELLTYRTLGSRLEGHPTPRLPWVDVATGSLGQGLPVAVGMALAGQRLDRLPYRVYVLSGDSEMAEGSVWEAVEHAAYEHLDNLTLVVDVNRLGQRGPTRHGHDLDAYARRLHAFGWHVVEVDGHDVEALDTAFAEARSTTGRPTAILARTRKGRGAEAAEDREGLHGKPLKDAEAVVAELGGVRHARVAVQAPPDGEPPAPAPGSVPPGSVAGLPRYEVGDTVATRTAYGHALEAVGSALGRVVALDAEVGDSTRTGFFAKAHPDRYFECYIAEQQMVAAAVGLAARGYVPYASTFAAFLTRAHDFVRMAAVSRAGVNLVGSHAGVAIGPDGPSQMGLEDLAMLRAVHGSTVLYPCDANQTARLVAAMAGLDGIRYLRTTRGDLPVLYGADEEFPVGGSKVLRRHDDDRVTLVAAGATVHEALKAADLLEREGVPVRVVDLYSVKPVDADTLREAAAQTGCLLTVEDHHPEGGIGDAVAEVFADGGPAPRTVRLAVRSMPGSATPEEQLHEAGIDADAIAAAVRLMVERVIA
- a CDS encoding type 1 glutamine amidotransferase domain-containing protein gives rise to the protein MRIAFLMAPEGVEQVEFTEPWKAVKDAGGSPELVSTKPGKVQAFHHLDKGDTFPVDRTVDEVSPDAYDGLVLPGGVANPDALRMDEKAVAFIQGFFEAGKPVAAICHAPWTLIEADVVRGRRLTSWPSLRTDVRNAGGEWVDEEVVVSDDGSGALITSRKPDDLPAFCAALTEQFRKAGAGAGTA
- a CDS encoding TIGR03086 family metal-binding protein; the protein is MPGSPLLDRHQEALDLFSSHVHAVRDDQWGAPTPCAEWSVRDLVNHLTGEQLWVPDLVREGRSVAEVGDAYDGDVLGDDPVAAWDRAAQGARRAFAEEGALDRTVALSSGDTAATAYCSQMVMDAVVHSWDLARAIGADERLPGPLVDLAYREVAPYADALAASGLFAEPVPSPPDADAQTRLLNLLGRRP